One genomic region from Spirochaeta lutea encodes:
- a CDS encoding YhdH/YhfP family quinone oxidoreductase — MQYRAYEVSQKSDGSFTGEIVTKDTTDLPAGEVLIRVHASSLNFKDMLSSRGNRGVTRQYPHVPGIDAAGEVVEGSGAGFGPGDEVIVCGFDLGMNTPGGFGQYIRVPAGWVLPMPGGLDARTAMALGTAGLTAGLCIHALQHSFVFPDSGPVLVTGASGGVGSIAVQILSKLGYSAWALTHHESRADWLRSLGAEGVLFWDEFDASGNKPLLPQEWAGAVDTLGDSALTRVLRSLKFGGAATSCGNVLSGDLQMTVYPFILRGITLRGIASADTPLEQKRSIWEHLATQWSLPQLLDQCTQIPLEEVGSCLNALEASSHRGRFVVNLS; from the coding sequence ATGCAATACCGAGCCTATGAGGTTTCTCAGAAATCAGACGGATCCTTCACAGGAGAGATAGTAACCAAGGACACCACAGACCTTCCTGCCGGGGAGGTGCTCATCCGGGTTCACGCAAGCTCTCTGAATTTCAAGGATATGCTCAGTTCCCGGGGAAACCGGGGGGTGACCCGGCAGTATCCCCATGTTCCGGGCATCGATGCTGCCGGGGAGGTCGTGGAGGGATCCGGGGCGGGGTTTGGTCCCGGGGATGAGGTGATCGTGTGCGGATTCGACCTGGGTATGAATACTCCCGGTGGCTTCGGGCAGTACATCCGGGTTCCGGCTGGATGGGTTCTTCCCATGCCTGGGGGCCTGGATGCCCGGACGGCCATGGCCCTGGGCACAGCCGGGCTCACCGCCGGATTATGTATTCATGCCTTGCAGCACTCCTTTGTATTCCCGGATTCCGGACCGGTGCTGGTGACCGGAGCCTCCGGCGGGGTAGGGAGCATAGCCGTCCAGATTCTTTCGAAACTCGGGTACTCCGCGTGGGCCCTGACCCATCACGAATCCCGGGCTGATTGGCTGCGGAGTCTGGGAGCCGAGGGGGTGCTTTTTTGGGATGAATTTGATGCTTCAGGGAACAAGCCCCTGTTACCCCAGGAGTGGGCAGGAGCGGTTGATACCCTCGGGGACTCGGCTCTTACCCGGGTGCTGCGCTCATTGAAGTTCGGGGGAGCTGCTACATCCTGCGGAAACGTCCTTTCCGGTGACCTTCAGATGACTGTGTATCCCTTCATTCTCCGGGGCATCACTCTCCGGGGTATTGCCAGTGCGGACACCCCCCTGGAGCAGAAGCGTAGTATCTGGGAACACCTGGCAACCCAGTGGAGCCTGCCCCAACTCTTGGATCAATGTACCCAGATTCCCTTGGAAGAGGTTGGTTCTTGTCTGAATGCCCTGGAGGCATCCTCCCACCGGGGCCGATTTGTGGTGAACCTATCCTAG
- the rlmD gene encoding 23S rRNA (uracil(1939)-C(5))-methyltransferase RlmD, which produces MRKKIRSYENCRVIDISPGGNSLCTVPSQDAEGNPREKFVELDSRQAVPGDVVHINLGRRKKKGFAQGQVTDLVQSADYRIPAPCPHFGTCGGCRWQHVPYPIQLEWKHTMVVQALTRHLPSSGIQIPEVNPTLPSPSVWEYRNKMEYSFSSRRWLDNQELEGPGEDHTKTDPRALGFFVPGYPGRVTDIRECHLQTTEASAIRNWVRDWAYQHHLSFYDHKTHQGYLRTLVIRNNSQGQFLVILITGDHRPNLEQDFVDRLTAEFPRIRSIYGITNSKLNDSYADLEMRNLWGEEWIRETLGDLDFHIGPGSFFQTNIPQTPRLYDLALRYAAPDPAGDLVYDLYTGTGTIAAYLAGSAREVIGLEYVEEAVTAARRSCTENGITNAGFYAGDMKDLLTREFFDTHGWPDIVVTDPPRAGMHPQVVQRLRDAKPKRIVYVSCNPESLGRDAALLTQPLPQGGRYSIDEIQPVDMAPHTPHIETVVRFSYTSSPETE; this is translated from the coding sequence ATGAGAAAAAAGATTCGCAGCTATGAAAATTGCAGGGTAATCGACATCAGCCCCGGGGGAAATTCCCTATGCACCGTTCCTTCCCAGGATGCGGAGGGTAATCCCCGAGAAAAATTCGTGGAATTGGATTCACGCCAGGCGGTACCCGGGGATGTGGTTCACATTAATCTGGGAAGGAGAAAAAAAAAGGGGTTCGCCCAGGGGCAGGTGACCGACCTGGTTCAAAGCGCGGACTACCGTATCCCCGCCCCATGCCCCCACTTCGGAACCTGCGGGGGATGCCGATGGCAGCATGTACCCTATCCGATTCAGCTCGAATGGAAACACACCATGGTAGTCCAGGCCCTAACCCGCCATCTTCCTTCTTCGGGGATTCAGATTCCCGAGGTAAACCCTACTCTGCCCAGCCCGTCGGTGTGGGAGTACCGCAATAAAATGGAATACAGCTTCTCATCCCGGCGTTGGTTGGATAACCAGGAGCTTGAAGGCCCCGGGGAAGACCATACCAAAACGGACCCCCGAGCCCTGGGCTTCTTTGTTCCCGGTTATCCCGGAAGGGTCACCGACATCCGGGAATGCCATCTTCAAACGACCGAAGCCAGTGCCATCCGGAACTGGGTACGGGATTGGGCTTACCAGCATCACCTGTCCTTCTACGATCATAAAACCCATCAGGGCTACCTGAGAACCCTGGTGATTCGCAATAACAGTCAGGGCCAGTTTCTCGTAATCTTGATTACCGGGGACCACCGTCCGAACCTGGAGCAGGACTTCGTGGATCGACTCACCGCGGAGTTTCCCCGTATTCGGTCGATATACGGTATTACCAATAGTAAACTCAATGATTCCTACGCGGATTTAGAGATGCGCAACCTCTGGGGGGAGGAGTGGATTCGTGAAACCCTGGGAGATCTTGATTTCCACATTGGACCGGGCAGCTTCTTTCAAACAAATATCCCCCAGACCCCCCGGCTCTATGACCTCGCATTGCGGTATGCGGCTCCAGACCCAGCCGGTGATCTGGTATACGATTTATATACAGGCACCGGAACCATCGCGGCCTACCTCGCCGGTTCTGCCCGGGAGGTGATCGGCCTCGAGTATGTCGAGGAAGCTGTTACCGCTGCCCGGCGGAGTTGCACTGAAAACGGTATTACCAACGCAGGGTTCTATGCAGGGGATATGAAGGATCTGCTTACCCGGGAGTTTTTTGATACCCACGGGTGGCCGGATATTGTAGTGACCGATCCTCCCCGGGCAGGAATGCATCCCCAGGTTGTTCAACGCCTTCGGGATGCGAAACCGAAACGGATCGTATACGTGAGCTGCAATCCCGAAAGCCTCGGCCGGGATGCAGCACTGTTGACCCAGCCATTGCCCCAGGGCGGCCGGTACTCTATCGACGAAATTCAGCCAGTGGACATGGCCCCCCACACTCCTCACATAGAAACGGTAGTCCGATTCAGCTACACGAGTAGTCCCGAGACCGAATAA
- a CDS encoding HAD family hydrolase yields MAPQYRFPSKPLNAPQAMCFDMDGLLIDSEALALEQWSKAAEDLGHPIPRELMVKAIGRSDQQTKELFLSILGPDYPYDRVLDLRFDYTKTYYASRGVPVKPGVQTLLDWAQSRGITLGVATSTQNPYAAAKLESSGLSGFFARIVTGDQVRHNKPDPEIYLTLCRRLGVSPGDALGLEDSQSGLLAAQAAGLGVIHVPDLGPVESWVRDRCLAVLPRPDALIPYISEA; encoded by the coding sequence ATGGCTCCCCAGTATCGGTTCCCTTCCAAACCGTTGAATGCGCCCCAAGCTATGTGTTTCGACATGGACGGGCTACTCATCGACAGCGAGGCCCTCGCCCTGGAGCAATGGTCTAAGGCTGCCGAGGATCTGGGGCATCCCATACCCCGGGAGCTCATGGTCAAGGCCATTGGCCGCAGCGATCAGCAGACTAAAGAACTATTCCTATCGATCCTGGGTCCGGATTACCCCTATGACCGGGTTTTGGACCTTCGGTTTGATTATACCAAAACCTATTACGCTTCCCGGGGGGTACCCGTTAAACCGGGTGTCCAAACCCTCTTGGACTGGGCTCAGAGCCGTGGAATCACCCTGGGGGTGGCAACCTCAACCCAAAATCCCTATGCTGCCGCAAAGCTTGAATCCTCCGGGTTATCCGGATTTTTCGCCCGGATCGTCACAGGGGATCAGGTGCGGCATAATAAACCAGATCCTGAAATATACCTGACCCTGTGCCGCAGGCTGGGGGTGTCTCCCGGAGACGCCCTGGGCTTGGAGGATTCCCAAAGCGGGCTTCTCGCTGCCCAGGCTGCTGGTCTCGGGGTGATTCACGTACCCGATCTTGGACCCGTGGAATCCTGGGTTCGGGACCGGTGTCTTGCGGTACTTCCCCGCCCGGATGCCCTAATTCCCTACATTTCCGAGGCCTAA
- a CDS encoding FeoC-like transcriptional regulator: MSTRVPPLPQGPDPQSRPLAVIRAYLTRHGEACFRQIMVDCGLSRALAQAGLDQLIRMGRVEGVTGLPDNSQGCHAGCCSSTPTSRQTPFSREAGVVYRVIRSRDYSCS, from the coding sequence GTGAGTACCCGGGTTCCGCCTTTACCCCAGGGTCCGGACCCTCAATCCCGGCCCCTGGCGGTCATCCGGGCCTATCTCACCCGGCACGGAGAGGCCTGCTTTCGTCAGATCATGGTGGACTGCGGCCTATCCAGGGCCTTGGCCCAGGCCGGGTTGGATCAACTCATACGTATGGGCCGGGTGGAGGGGGTTACCGGTCTGCCCGACAACTCCCAGGGATGCCATGCGGGGTGCTGTAGCTCCACCCCTACCTCCCGGCAGACACCATTCTCCCGAGAGGCTGGGGTTGTATACCGGGTTATTCGGTCTCGGGACTACTCGTGTAGCTGA
- a CDS encoding TrmH family RNA methyltransferase has translation MNPLLEYLSGFVTPQRWQTMLDVLEHRSRYITVVLEDIFQPHNASAVLRSCDAFGVQDVHIIENRNRYRVNPDVELGTSQWLNLQRYHGNPEPDGNGNTRDALLSLKKQGYRIIATAPSRDALELSQLPLEDGPVALVFGTELTGLSETAFELADQSLRIPMYGFVESFNISVSAALCLYDVTTRLRQSSLPWKLDEHQRAEILHAWLRRSIKKWEVIEASFKEQ, from the coding sequence ATGAATCCACTGTTAGAATACCTTTCAGGCTTCGTCACACCCCAACGCTGGCAGACCATGCTCGACGTTTTAGAACATCGTAGCCGATACATTACCGTCGTATTAGAGGATATATTCCAACCCCACAACGCCTCGGCTGTTCTGAGAAGCTGTGACGCCTTCGGTGTCCAGGACGTCCATATCATTGAGAATCGAAACCGGTACCGGGTTAACCCTGATGTGGAACTGGGCACAAGCCAATGGCTTAACCTCCAGCGGTATCATGGAAACCCGGAGCCGGATGGCAACGGCAATACCCGTGATGCCCTTCTGAGCCTAAAGAAACAGGGATACCGGATTATTGCTACCGCTCCCTCCCGGGATGCCTTGGAGCTTTCCCAGCTGCCCCTGGAAGACGGGCCGGTTGCCCTGGTTTTCGGTACCGAGCTTACCGGGCTGAGTGAAACAGCATTTGAACTCGCAGACCAATCACTCCGGATACCCATGTATGGATTTGTTGAAAGCTTTAATATTTCGGTGAGTGCAGCTCTTTGTTTATACGATGTTACGACCAGACTACGGCAGTCCTCCCTTCCGTGGAAGCTGGACGAGCACCAACGGGCGGAGATTCTCCATGCCTGGCTTCGACGAAGTATAAAAAAATGGGAGGTTATTGAAGCATCTTTTAAAGAACAGTAA
- a CDS encoding ABC transporter ATP-binding protein, producing the protein MNNLQKIWNMMKGYRLMYGVAILFMGFGAIFAYYSPLILRATIDSVIGTEAFSGRREIIWLFTALGGREVLSQRLWIPGILLVSSALVQGIFVFLSGYLAAKASEGSARDLRNRLYHHLQYLPFAYHARSEKGDLLQRCTSDVDTVRKFLALQLVQVGNAIFLVTVSLVVTFQVHVELAWVAMPIIPLATVASILFFGKIQSSFRRSDEAEAALTSMVQEHLTGIRVVRAFGREGYEYGRFRALNEDYRRVTMRLIQWFAAFWASTDIMSLTQVLAVICVGTLWAVQGTVTIGTLILFVSSVWMILWPVRQMGRVLVDMGKAFVAMERIQEILDQEPESMNPQGIRQKLTGAIEFKGVSLEYEPGSPVLQDLNFTIESGQTVGILGHTGSGKTSLVGLIAGFYAPTQGSISIDGVPLQDFDKAWLRRQVSLVLQEPFLYAKTIKRNIGVGARNISEVEIFEAARDASIHQSIVDFEAGYDTPVGERGVTLSGGQKQRVAIARALVAQAPILIFDDSLSALDTETDRAVQEAIRKRASDRTVMLISHRLSTLMKADLVLVMENGRLVEQGSPAQLLEHDGLFSRLHALQNQGIEV; encoded by the coding sequence ATGAACAACCTACAAAAAATTTGGAACATGATGAAGGGATACCGGCTCATGTACGGTGTAGCCATCTTATTCATGGGATTCGGGGCGATTTTCGCCTACTACAGCCCCCTCATTCTCCGGGCAACCATCGACTCGGTGATTGGCACGGAAGCATTCTCCGGGCGGCGGGAGATTATCTGGCTTTTTACCGCCCTAGGCGGACGGGAGGTCCTCTCACAGCGGTTGTGGATACCCGGAATTTTGCTGGTTTCCTCCGCGCTGGTTCAGGGTATATTCGTATTCCTATCGGGGTACCTGGCTGCTAAGGCCAGCGAGGGTTCCGCCCGGGACCTCAGGAATCGCCTCTACCATCACCTACAGTATCTGCCCTTCGCATACCATGCCCGGAGTGAAAAGGGTGATCTGCTGCAGAGGTGTACCAGCGATGTGGATACGGTGCGGAAGTTTTTGGCCCTGCAGCTGGTACAGGTGGGAAATGCCATATTTCTCGTTACCGTCAGTTTGGTGGTGACCTTCCAGGTGCATGTGGAGTTAGCCTGGGTAGCCATGCCCATTATTCCCCTGGCGACGGTGGCCAGTATCCTGTTCTTCGGAAAGATTCAGAGTTCTTTTCGTCGCAGCGATGAGGCTGAGGCTGCTCTGACCAGCATGGTTCAGGAACATCTTACCGGCATCCGGGTTGTACGGGCCTTTGGTCGGGAGGGGTACGAATACGGCCGCTTCAGGGCATTAAATGAGGACTACCGCCGGGTAACGATGCGGCTTATCCAGTGGTTCGCAGCCTTCTGGGCCAGTACGGACATTATGAGTTTGACCCAGGTCTTGGCTGTTATCTGTGTGGGAACCCTCTGGGCCGTCCAGGGGACGGTCACCATTGGAACCCTCATCTTATTTGTTTCGTCGGTCTGGATGATTTTATGGCCGGTGCGGCAGATGGGGCGTGTTTTGGTGGACATGGGGAAGGCCTTTGTTGCCATGGAGCGTATTCAGGAAATTCTAGACCAGGAGCCTGAGTCCATGAATCCCCAGGGAATTCGCCAGAAACTGACGGGAGCCATTGAGTTCAAGGGGGTAAGCCTTGAGTATGAACCGGGAAGCCCCGTATTACAGGATCTGAATTTCACCATAGAGTCCGGTCAGACGGTGGGAATCCTGGGACATACCGGCTCAGGAAAAACGAGCCTGGTGGGTTTGATCGCGGGGTTTTACGCCCCTACCCAGGGAAGTATCAGTATAGATGGGGTGCCACTCCAGGATTTTGACAAGGCATGGTTACGACGCCAGGTGAGTCTGGTGCTCCAAGAGCCCTTTCTCTATGCCAAAACCATTAAGAGGAATATCGGGGTTGGAGCTCGGAATATCAGCGAGGTTGAGATCTTTGAGGCTGCCCGAGATGCTTCCATCCACCAGTCCATCGTGGATTTCGAGGCGGGATATGATACCCCGGTGGGTGAGCGCGGGGTAACCCTTTCGGGTGGACAAAAACAGCGGGTGGCTATTGCCAGGGCTCTGGTGGCCCAGGCGCCGATTCTCATATTCGACGATAGCCTATCAGCTCTGGATACCGAAACCGACCGGGCTGTACAGGAGGCGATCCGTAAACGCGCCTCCGACCGGACGGTGATGCTTATCAGTCATCGGTTGTCGACCCTGATGAAGGCCGATCTGGTCTTGGTCATGGAGAACGGACGGCTTGTGGAGCAGGGCAGTCCTGCACAGCTTCTGGAGCATGACGGCTTGTTCTCAAGACTTCATGCTCTCCAGAACCAAGGAATAGAGGTGTAA
- the feoB gene encoding ferrous iron transport protein B: MRRRESNHTGPSDRSGTTTLALVGNPNCGKTTIFNALTGGKHRIGNWPGVTVEKKEGVLRMAEPGFFLAEPFIGQGEVLDMGHTRRPQSDKLTGHTEMQITLVDLPGIYSLTAHTEDERVARNYLVEEQPDGIINILDASNLERNLYLTLQLIELGVPLIVVLNMIDISQERGITIDARGLSARLGVPVIPVQGTNKTHIRRLSRVVTEPLTVPDPKASPVYSPALEDWIQGFTPLTAGSGVHTGDSPAQAAPGHPRRPGPRPRRLAGAFPGVPSPDLPRWTALQFLENAEWIQRRLLNHGYTPREVDAMVEARRSLEATMGEEADILSADEKYRIIEGLTRETINRTSTRESLTDRIDRIVMHRLWGIPIFMGVMYLVFWVTITLGSAFIDFFDLALGALLVEGLGQLLWSIGSPQWLTEILANGIGSGLQTVGTFIPIIFFMFFMLSILEDSGYMARAAFVMDRFMQFLGLPGKAFIPMIVGFGCTVPGIMGTRTLESTKDRYTTIFMTPFMSCGARLPVYALFVAALFPRSSGSVVFSIYLVGIILAVLTGILLKHTLFRGASSHFVMELPPYHAPRLGYVVGNSLDRVKSFVIRAGSVIALAVAVLSLLNSLAVGPGGMSFGNQDSEDSLLSVTSRAITPVFAPMGIESENWPATVGLFTGVFAKEAIVGTLNSLYAQDSATDGRSGASPQAPFDTGHSLGDRLLEAVVSIPINLAGILEALLDPLGFSALSQPREDEQTKITTGRLARMFTPASGYAYLLFVLIYTPCLAAMGAAIREMGRLRGLGLGGYLLVLAWAVAVLFYQVFEGGDVGWILTSLGLMAGMVVLFWLAGRSSSGFRPQGIGS; the protein is encoded by the coding sequence ATGAGAAGACGTGAATCGAACCATACCGGACCATCAGACAGGAGTGGCACTACCACCCTTGCCCTGGTAGGGAACCCCAACTGCGGAAAAACCACTATTTTCAACGCCCTGACAGGGGGTAAGCACCGGATCGGGAACTGGCCCGGTGTAACGGTGGAAAAAAAAGAGGGTGTGCTGCGCATGGCAGAACCCGGATTTTTCTTAGCCGAGCCCTTTATCGGCCAGGGGGAGGTCCTGGATATGGGCCATACCCGGAGGCCGCAGTCGGACAAACTAACCGGGCACACCGAGATGCAAATCACCCTGGTAGATCTGCCGGGAATCTACAGTCTCACCGCCCATACCGAGGATGAGCGGGTAGCCCGAAACTACCTGGTGGAGGAACAGCCCGACGGTATCATTAACATCCTGGACGCGAGCAACCTGGAGCGGAATCTCTACCTAACCCTCCAGCTCATTGAGCTGGGCGTACCCCTGATTGTCGTCCTCAATATGATCGATATTAGCCAGGAGCGTGGCATCACCATCGATGCCCGGGGTTTGTCAGCCCGCCTCGGCGTACCGGTCATTCCAGTTCAGGGTACGAATAAGACCCATATCCGCCGGCTGAGCCGGGTTGTTACCGAGCCCCTAACCGTGCCCGACCCGAAGGCTTCGCCGGTGTACAGCCCGGCCTTAGAGGACTGGATCCAGGGGTTTACCCCACTCACAGCGGGGAGCGGAGTTCACACCGGAGATTCCCCGGCCCAGGCTGCCCCGGGTCATCCCCGACGCCCTGGTCCGAGACCCAGGCGTCTGGCTGGGGCATTTCCCGGAGTACCGTCCCCGGATCTGCCGCGGTGGACGGCCCTGCAATTTCTTGAAAACGCCGAATGGATCCAGAGACGGCTCCTGAACCACGGCTACACCCCCCGGGAGGTGGATGCCATGGTTGAGGCCCGGAGATCCTTGGAAGCAACCATGGGAGAGGAAGCGGATATCCTCTCCGCCGACGAGAAGTACCGCATAATCGAGGGGTTAACCCGAGAAACCATTAACCGCACCTCGACCCGGGAAAGCCTCACCGACCGGATAGACCGGATTGTTATGCACCGCCTTTGGGGCATCCCCATCTTCATGGGGGTTATGTACCTGGTATTTTGGGTCACCATCACCCTGGGCAGCGCCTTCATTGATTTTTTTGATCTGGCCCTGGGGGCACTCCTGGTAGAGGGCCTGGGACAGCTGCTTTGGAGCATAGGAAGTCCCCAGTGGCTCACGGAAATCCTCGCCAACGGTATCGGAAGCGGATTGCAGACCGTTGGAACCTTTATTCCCATTATCTTTTTTATGTTTTTCATGCTGTCAATCTTGGAAGACTCGGGGTACATGGCCCGGGCGGCCTTCGTGATGGATCGATTTATGCAGTTCCTGGGGCTGCCCGGAAAGGCCTTCATCCCGATGATCGTGGGATTCGGGTGTACGGTTCCGGGAATAATGGGTACCCGTACCCTAGAATCCACCAAGGACCGGTACACAACCATTTTCATGACCCCCTTTATGTCCTGCGGCGCCCGGCTTCCCGTGTACGCCCTCTTCGTTGCTGCATTATTCCCCCGCTCCTCGGGATCGGTGGTCTTTTCTATCTACCTGGTTGGCATAATCCTCGCGGTCCTTACGGGAATCCTTCTCAAACATACCCTGTTTCGGGGGGCTAGTTCCCACTTTGTCATGGAGCTTCCGCCCTACCATGCTCCCCGGTTGGGATACGTGGTGGGGAATAGCCTGGACCGGGTTAAATCATTCGTCATCCGGGCGGGATCGGTGATCGCCCTGGCAGTAGCGGTGCTGTCCCTGCTGAACTCCCTGGCGGTGGGGCCCGGGGGGATGAGCTTCGGCAACCAGGACAGTGAGGATTCACTGCTCAGTGTAACCAGCAGGGCCATTACCCCCGTCTTTGCACCCATGGGTATCGAGTCCGAGAATTGGCCTGCCACGGTCGGACTATTCACCGGGGTGTTTGCGAAGGAAGCCATCGTCGGCACCCTGAACAGTCTCTATGCCCAGGATTCCGCCACAGACGGACGGAGCGGGGCAAGTCCCCAGGCGCCCTTTGATACCGGGCATTCCCTGGGTGACCGCCTTCTGGAGGCTGTCGTGAGTATACCCATAAATCTTGCCGGCATCCTGGAGGCTTTGCTGGATCCCCTGGGCTTCTCCGCCCTGAGCCAGCCCCGGGAGGATGAACAGACCAAGATTACCACCGGCCGCCTTGCCCGCATGTTTACCCCGGCAAGCGGCTACGCCTATCTGCTCTTTGTGCTGATCTATACGCCCTGCTTGGCAGCCATGGGTGCTGCGATCCGGGAGATGGGTCGGCTGCGTGGATTGGGGCTCGGGGGCTACCTTCTGGTACTGGCCTGGGCGGTGGCGGTGCTGTTTTATCAGGTTTTTGAGGGGGGAGATGTAGGGTGGATTCTAACGAGCCTGGGTCTCATGGCGGGCATGGTGGTGCTGTTTTGGCTTGCCGGACGCTCCTCCTCCGGATTCCGTCCCCAGGGGATCGGTTCGTGA
- a CDS encoding putative bifunctional diguanylate cyclase/phosphodiesterase — MGLLSISQLMHKLDGQEDIRQVVMDLLEEIKQLRADKRGLLTRTQELLQVIDEQTRRSNELRSRMEINPKTGLPNHLRMDKEIAHFFGNQSPEKPQRSGAFLLVRLDKNYDTVQRTLKPQMSEWILYQLGERMRTMFRDRYVFHTRESEFLILVEGSYNTKTIEKIARALRREIHQPHIFTGYNVHIGCTVGISLFPDHGYSKSYLLQNADIALQHALDQDTGIGIYHEGMRDQVVERMDLQNSIIKALEHQAIKEMDKQFDMYYQPIVSVLKEGTEFVVQRVFAEALIRWHHPRLGLVSPGMFIPLAEETGLIIPIGNWVLYTVARHLDQWFAQELPLGGVSINLSPRQFRTEDVVENIRRILDNHSFPPDKLWLEITESTLIEEPMRIISLMQKLHNKGIRFAVDDFGTGYSSLSYVHRMPVGHLKIDQSFIKKVTDDAKSQAIVRTIIAMAKELGFDAIAEGVETKEQAEFLYNEGVRIFQGYFFARPMPAEDFLVYLEQQSDQAGSRPPEDSETASPIPDPQV, encoded by the coding sequence ATGGGTTTGCTGAGCATCTCCCAGCTAATGCATAAGCTGGACGGACAAGAGGATATTCGCCAGGTAGTTATGGATCTGCTGGAAGAGATCAAACAACTTCGGGCAGACAAGCGGGGGCTTCTTACCCGGACCCAGGAGCTTTTGCAGGTTATTGATGAACAGACCCGGCGCAGTAATGAACTACGCAGCCGCATGGAAATCAATCCCAAAACGGGCCTGCCGAACCATCTGCGGATGGACAAGGAGATTGCCCATTTCTTCGGTAATCAGAGCCCGGAAAAACCCCAGCGTTCCGGTGCCTTCCTGTTGGTGCGCCTAGATAAAAACTACGATACCGTCCAGCGGACTCTAAAACCCCAGATGAGTGAGTGGATTCTGTACCAGCTCGGTGAGCGAATGCGGACCATGTTTCGGGATCGCTACGTATTTCATACCCGGGAGAGTGAGTTCCTCATTCTCGTAGAGGGCAGCTACAATACCAAGACCATCGAAAAAATTGCCCGGGCATTACGCCGGGAGATTCACCAACCGCATATTTTTACGGGATACAATGTACATATCGGCTGTACCGTGGGAATAAGTCTTTTTCCCGATCACGGCTACAGCAAAAGCTACCTCTTACAGAATGCGGATATCGCCCTCCAACATGCCTTGGATCAGGACACCGGGATCGGAATTTACCACGAGGGCATGAGGGACCAGGTTGTAGAGCGCATGGATCTGCAGAATTCCATTATCAAGGCCCTGGAGCACCAGGCCATTAAGGAGATGGATAAGCAATTTGATATGTACTATCAGCCTATTGTCTCAGTGCTCAAGGAGGGTACCGAGTTCGTCGTGCAAAGGGTATTTGCCGAAGCGCTGATCCGGTGGCATCATCCCCGGTTGGGATTAGTTAGTCCCGGAATGTTCATCCCCCTGGCGGAAGAAACCGGCCTGATCATTCCCATCGGAAATTGGGTGCTGTATACCGTGGCCCGTCACCTGGATCAGTGGTTTGCCCAGGAACTCCCCCTGGGGGGTGTTTCTATAAATCTCTCTCCCCGGCAGTTCAGAACAGAGGATGTCGTGGAGAATATCCGGCGCATCCTGGATAACCATAGTTTTCCGCCGGACAAACTCTGGTTAGAGATAACCGAGAGCACATTGATTGAAGAACCCATGCGGATTATCAGTCTCATGCAGAAACTCCATAACAAGGGAATCCGATTTGCTGTGGATGACTTCGGCACCGGCTATTCCAGCCTCTCCTACGTACACCGGATGCCCGTCGGGCACCTGAAAATCGATCAATCCTTTATTAAAAAGGTTACCGATGATGCAAAAAGTCAGGCTATCGTCCGGACCATTATTGCTATGGCCAAGGAACTGGGATTTGACGCCATCGCCGAGGGGGTGGAAACCAAGGAACAGGCTGAGTTCCTCTATAACGAGGGTGTACGGATCTTTCAAGGCTACTTTTTTGCCCGACCGATGCCTGCGGAGGATTTCCTTGTTTACCTGGAACAGCAGAGCGACCAGGCCGGATCCCGCCCTCCGGAGGATTCTGAAACCGCCTCGCCGATACCGGATCCCCAGGTTTGA
- a CDS encoding FeoA family protein, with the protein MVCTLSELHPGDQAIIRGYHPGEPAYRQKLLSMGLTRGTILRVRKLAPLGDPVEIESRGFRLSLRKAEAAILILEKAAATNHPEKPEAYHSHLSEE; encoded by the coding sequence ATGGTCTGTACATTGTCAGAACTGCACCCCGGCGATCAGGCGATTATCCGGGGGTACCATCCGGGAGAACCCGCATACCGCCAGAAACTGCTATCCATGGGGCTGACCCGCGGAACCATCCTACGGGTCCGTAAACTGGCCCCCTTGGGTGATCCCGTGGAAATTGAATCCCGGGGGTTCCGTCTTTCCCTCCGGAAGGCGGAGGCGGCCATTTTGATCCTTGAGAAGGCAGCAGCGACCAATCACCCTGAGAAGCCAGAAGCCTACCATTCCCACCTATCCGAAGAGTAG